In Streptomyces sp. NBC_01231, the sequence GCGGGGGGTCCGGGGCTGACATCGCCCGCGGCGGGCCTGGGTGTGGATCTCGGGGTGTGGTGTGCGGCCCGGGGTGACAGGACCCGCGTTCTTTGGACCGGACCGCTTCGGCTGCACAACCGCCCGCAGCTGGACGAGCCTGACCTACTGGCCGTGCCGGGCGAATGAGGCTCGCGGCTGAGCGGCTGAGCGTCGGGTCCGGGTTACGTCGACGACTAAAGGTGCCGTCCGCAGCCGCATCGGCGATCAGCGCCGGTACTTAAGCCGATGAGTGCCGACCACGGCCGTCAATGGGCGCCGGTGGCACAGCGGCCGATGCGCCTGCCCCGCCGGTGAGTCGACGATGAACGCACCTGCCCGGCCGGTCTGCTGGCGGTCACCGCACCCACCCCGCCCGCAGGCGGCCACAACAGCCGTCCCGCTGGCCGTCGGCCGCCGGGACGGCGGCCCGCTGCGCCGGTCGGCGGCGAACGCACTCGCCTCGCCCGTCGGGGGCCGGTGCCCCCCGTTCGGCGATCGGCGCACCGGGCCCACTACGACGGCACAGGCACGCCGATCACCGGCAGTAGGCGTGACGGGCCCCTGCTCAGGAGCCATGGGGGGAGCAGGGACAGCGGGTCCAGGTAGGTCTCGGCTCTTCGCAGGCCCCAGTGGACGCAAGGGGTCGTGCAGTGGGAGCCCGTCGGCTCCACCGTGCCCAGGACCGCGCCCGCGGCCACCTCCTCGCCCTTCTTCACCGACGCCCGGACCGGCTCGTACGTCGTCCGGAGCGGGGGATCGCCGGTCCCGGCCAGCTCCACCGAGACGACCCCCTTGCCCGCCACCCGCCCCGCGAAGAACACCCGGCCCGCAGCCACCGCCCGTACCGGAGTGCCGGGTGCGGCGGACAGGTCGACGCCTCGGTGGCCGCGACCGTACGCCGTAGCCGGAGGTTCCCAGCCACGCAGGACGGCCGGACGGTTGCCCACGGGCCAGGCGCGGCCGATGGCCGGTACCGACGTGTCCGTGGCCGTCGGGGCGAGGGTGACCGCACGGTCTCCGGGCAGGGCCGGGCAGGTCAGCAGGGTCGCCGTGAGCAGCGACAGCGACAACGGCAGTCCCAGAAACCACCGCCACGTTCCCGTCCATGTGCCCGCACTTCGTTTCGCTCTCATGCCCGAACTGTCTCGTATCCGCCCGGTTCGGGGCCGGGACCTGTGGACTACTCCCCGGTTGTGGACAGTGGCGTCACCCGGGGGGTCGCGGGTCCCGTACACTTCCTTTGGCGATCCGGGTCACCGGGTCGACTTCGCACGCCCCGACATCAAGCCGGTTTCCGGCCGGTGTCAGCGCTCCTCGGTCCTTTGCGGCACGGCGCACGCGGGCGTCAGGCGCGGGAGCTATCCGGCACCCGCGGCACAACCGAGAAACACAAGGAGAACGGCCATGGCCGTCGTCACGATGCGGGAGCTGCTGGAAAGCGGCGTCCACTTCGGTCACCAGACCCGTCGTTGGAACCCGAAGATGAAGCGGTTCATCTTCACGGAGCGCAACGGCATCTACATCATCGACCTGCTCCAGTCGCTGTCGTACATCGACCGCGCCTACGAGTTCGTCAAGGAGACCGTCGCCCACGGCGGCACGGTCATGTTCGTCGGCACGAAGAAGCAGGCGCAGGAGGCCATCGCCGAGCAGGCCACCCGCGTCGGCATGCCCTTCGTCAACCAGCGCTGGCTGGGCGGCATGCTCACCAACTTCTCGACCGTCTACAAGCGTCTGCAGCGCCTCAAGGAGCTCGAGCAGATCGACTTCGAGGACGTCGCCGCGTCCGGTCTGACCAAGAAGGAGCTTCTCGTGCTCTCGCGCGAGAAGGCCAAGCTGGAGAAGACCCTCGGTGGTATCCGCGAGATGCAGAAGGTGCCCAGCGCCGTCTGGATCGTGGACACCAAGAAGGAGCACATCGCGGTCGGCGAGGCCCGGAAGCTCAACATCCCGGTCGTCGCCATCCTCGACACCAACTGCGACCCCGACGAGGTCGACTACAAGATCCCGGGCAACGACGACGCGATCCGCTCCGTCACGCTGCTCACCCGTGTGATCGCGGACGCGGTCGCCGAGGGCCTCATCTCCCGCTCCGGTGTCGCCACCGAGGGCAAGGGCGACAAGGCCGCGGGCGAGCCGCTGGCCGCGTGGGAGCGCGACCTGCTCGAGGGCGAGAAGAAGGCCGACGAGGCTGAGGCTCCGGCCGCCGCCGAGGCCGAGAAGCCGGCGGAGGCCGACAAGGCCGCCGAGGACGAGAAGGCCGCCGAGGACGAGAAGCCGGCCGAGGCCGCTGCGGAGGCTCCGGCCACCGAGGCCCCCGCCGCCGAGGCTCCCGCCACCGAGGCCCCCGCCGCGGACGCCGAGCAGGCCTGACCCCTCACCACCTTCGGGTTCTGGACGGCGGGGGCCCACAAGCCCCCGCCGTCCGGCACCGGTAGATCTTCAGACTTCGAGAGAGATTCCAGATCATGGCGAACTACACCGCCGCCGACGTCAAGAAGCTCCGCGAGCTCACCGGCGCCGGCATGATGGACTGCAAGAAGGCGCTGGACGAGGCCGAAGGCAGCGTCGAGAAGGCCGTCGAGGCGCTCCGCATCAAGGGCCAGAAGGGCGTCGCCAAGCGCGAGGGCCGCTCCGCCGAGAACGGCGCGGTGGTCTCGATCATCGCCGACGACAACTCCTCCGGTGTCCTCGTCGAGCTGAAGTGCGAGACGGACTTCGTCGCCAAGGGTGAGAAGTTCCAGGCCGTCGCCACCGCGATCGCCGAGCACGTCGCCAAGTCCTCCCCGGCCGACCTGGAGGCGCTGCTCGCCTCCGAGATCGAGGCCGGCAAGACTGTCCAGGCGTTCGTGGACGAGGCCAACGCCAACCTTGGCGAGAAGATCGTCCTGGACCGCTTCGCGGTGTTCGCGGACGGCTTCGTGACGGCGTACATGCACCGCACGATGCCCGACCTGCCCCCGCAGATCGGTGTCCTGGTCGAGCTCGACAAGCCCAACGCCGAGATCGCCAAGGGCGTCGCCCAGCACATCGCCGCCTTCGCGCCGAAGTACCTCTCCAAGGAGGACGTGCCGGCCGAGGTCGTCGAGTCGGAGCGTCGTGTCGCCGAGGAGACCACCCGCGCCGAGGGCAAGCCCGAGGCCGCGCTGCCGAAGATCGTCGAGGGTCGCCTCAACGGCTTCTTCAAGGACGCCACGCTGCTCGGCCAGCCGTACGCGCTCGACAACAAGAAGTCCGTCCAGAAGGTCCTGGACGAGGCCGGTGTCACCCTGAAGCGCTTCACGCGCATCAAGGTCGGCATCTGAGTCCGTACCGCGCTCGACGATCGACCCCGATAGGGTCGTAGTAGTCGCCGCGTACGCCCCCACGCACGCGTGCGTGGGGGACGACAGCAGATCTGACGAGGAGGCCATTGCCGCGCATGGGATGCGAACGACACCCCACCGGCAGTGGCCTTCTTCGCATGTGCACCACGTGAAAGAGGCGGGATCTCCATGACCACCAAGGCCCAGAAGAGCGACGACGGCAAAGTGAGCGGCCGGTTTCTGCTGAAGCTGTCCGGAGAGGCCTTCGCCGGCGGCGGCGGCCTGGGGGTCGACCCCGACGTGGTGCACAAGATCGCCCGTGAGATCGCGGCGGTCGTGCGGGACGGCGCGGAGATCGCGGTCGTGATCGGCGGCGGCAACTTCTTCCGCGGTGCCGAGCTCCAGCAGCGCGGCATGGACCGGGCCCGTTCCGACTACATGGGCATGCTCGGCACCGTCATGAACTGCCTCGCCCTCCAGGACTTCCTGGAGAAGGAGGGCATCCAGTCCCGGGTGCAGACCGCCATCACCATGGGGCAGGTCGCCGAGCCGTACATCCCGCTGCGTGCCGTGCGCCACCTGGAGAAGGGCCGCGTGGTCATCTTCGGCGCCGGTATGGGCATGCCGTACTTCTCCACCGACACCACCGCCGCCCAGCGTGCCCTGGAGATCGACGCCGAGGCGCTGCTGATGGGCAAGAACGGCGTGGACGGGGTCTACGACTCCGACCCGAAGACCAACCCCGACGCGGTCAAGTTCGACGCCCTCGGCTACGGCGAGGTCATCACCCGCGACCTCAAGGTCGCCGACGCCACCGCCGTCACACTGTGCCGCGACAACAAGCTCCCGATCCTGGTGTTCGAGCTTCTGGCAGAGGGCAATATCGCCCGCGCCGTCAAGGGTGAGAAGATCGGCACGCTTGTGGGTGACCAGGGCAGCCGGGACTGACGACCCGTTGAACCACCCCGTCCGGGGGACGGACGGGACGGACCCTGGCCGGGGGATGGACAATGTCCTGCCGGTCGGGAACCGTGCAGGAAGAAGACGCGACGCAGCCGGCCGCCGCCCTGACCAAGGAACCGCAGCCGGGCCTACTCAAGACACGCAGGAGCAAGTGGTGATCGAAGAGACCCTCCTCGAGGCCGAGGAGAAGATGGAGAAGGCCGTCGTGGTCGCCAAGGAGGACTTCGCCGCGATCCGCACCGGCCGTGCGCACCCGGCGATGTTCAACAAGATCGTGGCCGACTACTACGGCGCGCCGACGCCGATCAACCAGCTGGCTTCGTTCTCCGTGCCGGAGCCGCGCATGGCGGTCGTGACCCCGTTCGACAAGAGCGCGCTGCGCAACATCGAGCAGGCGATCCGTGACTCGGACCTCGGCGTCAACCCGAGCAACGACGGCAACATCATCCGAGTGGTGTTCCCCGAACTCACCGAGGACCGCCGCCGCGACTACATCAAGGTCGCCAAGAGCAAGGCCGAGGACGCCAAGGTGTCCATCCGCGCCGTCCGCCGCAAGGCCAAGGACGCGATCGACAAGCTGGTCAAGGACGGCGAGGTCGGCGAGGACGAGGGTCGTCGTGCGGAGAAGGAGCTCGACGACACCACCGCGAAGTACGTCGCCCAGGTGGACGAGCTCCTCAAGCACAAGGAAGCGGAGCTGCTCGAGGTCTGATGAACGACTCTTCCTGGGGAGCGCCGCCACAGACCGGGTACTGGGGGCCGTCCGACCAGGGGCCTGCCCAGGGGGCTGTCCCGGCGGGTCCCACGTACGATGCGCATGACGCGCAACACACTCGCCCCATGCCCATCGTGCCCGACCCACCGGCGTATGGCGGTGACCAGGATGACGACCGGGGGGCCGCTCGGTCGGGCGGCCCCTTGTTCCGCGACGACATGCCGCAGACGTCGCCCTACGGGGCGGCGCCGCAGAATCCGGAGCCCATGCCCGACGCCTCGCAGCCGGCGTCCGCGCCGAAGAAGAGCGCGGGCCGTGACCTGGGTGCGGCCATAGGGGTCGGTGTCGGACTCGGTGTGGTGATCGTCGCCTCGCTCTTCGTCGTCAAGGCGATGTTCGTCGGCGTGATCGCGGTCGCCGTAGTGGTGGGCTTGTGGGAGCTGACCAGGCGGCTGGAGGAGCGCAAGGGCATCAGGGCGCCCCTCGTGCCCCTGGCCGTCGGCGGCGCTGCCATGGTCGTCTCCGGCTACGTCCGTGGTGCCGAGGGCGCGTGGGTCGCCATGGCACTCACCGCGCTGGCCGTCCTGGTCTGGCGGATGACGGAACCGCCGGAGGGCTACCTCAGGGACGTCACCGCGGGCGTCTTCGCGGCTTTCTACGTCCCGTTCCTGGCCACCTTCGTCGCCATGATGCTCACGGCCGACGACGGTCCGTGGCGCGTCCTGACGTTCCTGCTGCTGACCGTCGTCAGCGACACCGGCGCGTACGCCGTCGGCTGGCGCTTCGGCAAACACAAGCTCGCCCCGCGCATCAGCCCCGGCAAGACCCGCGAGGGCCTGCTGGGCGCGGTGTCGTTCGCGATGGTGGCGGGCGCGCTGTGCATGCAGTTCCTGATCGACGACGGCACCTGGTGGCAGGGACTGCTGCTCGGCCTCGCGGTCGCGGCCAGCGCCACGCTCGGTGACCTCGGCGAGTCGATGATCAAGCGGGACCTGGGCATCAAGGACATGGGCACGCTGCTGCCGGGCCACGGCGGCATCATGGACCGGCTGGACTCACTGCTGCCGACGGCGCCTGTGGTGTGGCTGCTGCTGGTGATCTTCGTCGGGTCGGGCTGATCGTCGTGGCCGGCCGGTGTACGGCGTTGTAGTACCTGCTCGTCGTAGTACCTGTTTGTCGTACGGCGTTTTCGTGGGCCCCCGCTTCGGCGGGGGCCCTGCGCGTTCTGGGGAACTCTGGGGAACCGGATTCGCGCGAGCGGCGAAGTACGGGTGAAAGCCCAATTCTTCGGAGCGTGTGAATCGACGAAAGGAGCCCCGATGACCGTCGAACCAGGCGTCAGGGTGGGGCAGGACAGTGACGCCTCGGTGATCGAACGGTCCTGGGACGAGCCCGAGGCCTTCGCCGTGCTCTTCGACCGCCATGCCGACTCGGTGCACAGATACGCGGCGCGCCGACTCGGTGCGGAGGCGGCCGAGGACGTGATGGCCGAGACGTTCACCACCGCTTTCCAACAGCGATTCCGGTTCAACACGGAGTTGGCCGATGCCCGCCCGTGGCTGTTCGGTATCGCGACCAACCTCATCGGCCGCCACAGGCGCGCCGAGGGCCGGCGTCTGAAGGCGATCGGACGGCTACCTTCGGGCGTCCCCGGCGACCAGGCCGAAGAGACGGTCGCGGACCGAGTGGCGGCGCGGGTCAGCGCGCAGGCGTTACGCCGCGAACTCGCCGGTGCCCTGGCCCGGTTGCCCGCCCGCCACCGGGACGTGCTGCTGCTGGTCGCCTGGGCCGACCTCGGCTACGAGGAGGTCGCACGCGCCCTTGGCGTGCCGGTGGGGACGGTCCGGTCGCGGCTGCACAGGGCTCGCAGAAAGGTTCGTGAGGCATTGGGCGGATCCGATCCGACTGCTTTCCGAGAGGAATCCGACGATGAATGAACTCGAGCTCCTGAGGGAGTGGGACGAGGACGCGCCGCCTCTCGCGGACACCGCCCGCGCCCGTGCCCGCTTCCGCCTGTACCAGGCGATGCAGGCTCCCGCCGCCTCGCCGTCCGTTCCGCGCCGTCCGCTGCTGCGGGTCGCCGTGGCCGCCGTCGCCGCGGCGGCGGTGACCACGAGCGTGGTGGTCGTCGAGAACACGGGGACCTCGCCTCGCCCCCGGACGGTGAGCGCGACCACCGTGCTGCGGGGGGCGGCGGCCGAGGAACGCAGGCTCGAAAAGCCGATCGCACCGCGCGACGACCAGTTCATCTACACCAAGGAGATCATCAAGGAGAACCGCGTCGGAGGCAGCGGGAGCAAGACGTACATCGACGAGAGCTGGAGCTCGGTCGACGGCTCCAAGCGGTCCTTCGTCAGCGAGC encodes:
- a CDS encoding M23 family metallopeptidase translates to MRAKRSAGTWTGTWRWFLGLPLSLSLLTATLLTCPALPGDRAVTLAPTATDTSVPAIGRAWPVGNRPAVLRGWEPPATAYGRGHRGVDLSAAPGTPVRAVAAGRVFFAGRVAGKGVVSVELAGTGDPPLRTTYEPVRASVKKGEEVAAGAVLGTVEPTGSHCTTPCVHWGLRRAETYLDPLSLLPPWLLSRGPSRLLPVIGVPVPS
- the rpsB gene encoding 30S ribosomal protein S2 encodes the protein MAVVTMRELLESGVHFGHQTRRWNPKMKRFIFTERNGIYIIDLLQSLSYIDRAYEFVKETVAHGGTVMFVGTKKQAQEAIAEQATRVGMPFVNQRWLGGMLTNFSTVYKRLQRLKELEQIDFEDVAASGLTKKELLVLSREKAKLEKTLGGIREMQKVPSAVWIVDTKKEHIAVGEARKLNIPVVAILDTNCDPDEVDYKIPGNDDAIRSVTLLTRVIADAVAEGLISRSGVATEGKGDKAAGEPLAAWERDLLEGEKKADEAEAPAAAEAEKPAEADKAAEDEKAAEDEKPAEAAAEAPATEAPAAEAPATEAPAADAEQA
- the tsf gene encoding translation elongation factor Ts; protein product: MANYTAADVKKLRELTGAGMMDCKKALDEAEGSVEKAVEALRIKGQKGVAKREGRSAENGAVVSIIADDNSSGVLVELKCETDFVAKGEKFQAVATAIAEHVAKSSPADLEALLASEIEAGKTVQAFVDEANANLGEKIVLDRFAVFADGFVTAYMHRTMPDLPPQIGVLVELDKPNAEIAKGVAQHIAAFAPKYLSKEDVPAEVVESERRVAEETTRAEGKPEAALPKIVEGRLNGFFKDATLLGQPYALDNKKSVQKVLDEAGVTLKRFTRIKVGI
- the pyrH gene encoding UMP kinase; its protein translation is MTTKAQKSDDGKVSGRFLLKLSGEAFAGGGGLGVDPDVVHKIAREIAAVVRDGAEIAVVIGGGNFFRGAELQQRGMDRARSDYMGMLGTVMNCLALQDFLEKEGIQSRVQTAITMGQVAEPYIPLRAVRHLEKGRVVIFGAGMGMPYFSTDTTAAQRALEIDAEALLMGKNGVDGVYDSDPKTNPDAVKFDALGYGEVITRDLKVADATAVTLCRDNKLPILVFELLAEGNIARAVKGEKIGTLVGDQGSRD
- the frr gene encoding ribosome recycling factor, which produces MIEETLLEAEEKMEKAVVVAKEDFAAIRTGRAHPAMFNKIVADYYGAPTPINQLASFSVPEPRMAVVTPFDKSALRNIEQAIRDSDLGVNPSNDGNIIRVVFPELTEDRRRDYIKVAKSKAEDAKVSIRAVRRKAKDAIDKLVKDGEVGEDEGRRAEKELDDTTAKYVAQVDELLKHKEAELLEV
- a CDS encoding phosphatidate cytidylyltransferase, with translation MNDSSWGAPPQTGYWGPSDQGPAQGAVPAGPTYDAHDAQHTRPMPIVPDPPAYGGDQDDDRGAARSGGPLFRDDMPQTSPYGAAPQNPEPMPDASQPASAPKKSAGRDLGAAIGVGVGLGVVIVASLFVVKAMFVGVIAVAVVVGLWELTRRLEERKGIRAPLVPLAVGGAAMVVSGYVRGAEGAWVAMALTALAVLVWRMTEPPEGYLRDVTAGVFAAFYVPFLATFVAMMLTADDGPWRVLTFLLLTVVSDTGAYAVGWRFGKHKLAPRISPGKTREGLLGAVSFAMVAGALCMQFLIDDGTWWQGLLLGLAVAASATLGDLGESMIKRDLGIKDMGTLLPGHGGIMDRLDSLLPTAPVVWLLLVIFVGSG
- a CDS encoding RNA polymerase sigma factor, with translation MTVEPGVRVGQDSDASVIERSWDEPEAFAVLFDRHADSVHRYAARRLGAEAAEDVMAETFTTAFQQRFRFNTELADARPWLFGIATNLIGRHRRAEGRRLKAIGRLPSGVPGDQAEETVADRVAARVSAQALRRELAGALARLPARHRDVLLLVAWADLGYEEVARALGVPVGTVRSRLHRARRKVREALGGSDPTAFREESDDE